Below is a genomic region from Sorghum bicolor cultivar BTx623 chromosome 9, Sorghum_bicolor_NCBIv3, whole genome shotgun sequence.
GACATCATGAAATCACCAATTACCAAAGCAGATGAAGATCAGATAGCTAGGGTTCCgagtggaggggggtcgacctgggTGATGATGCCCGCGAGGTCGGTGCGGGCGAAGAGGAGGCGGTCGAGCGCCGCGTCGACCTCGGCAGCGGTCGCCTGGGCGGCAGGGGTGGCCGGAGGAGTGGGCTTGCCGATCAGGGATTCCAGCGCCGGGCGCACCATGTTGCCGGAGAGGACGGTGAgcgggcgccgccgcgccgtcgAGTTGGCTCTGAGGCTCTTCTGCATAGTAGAACACAAGTAGCCAAACACATCAGCACGAATTTGTCAATCCACATCGCGAATAGTGCATGCAAGCGCAAATACCAGTCTAATTTGAGCAGATAGTTCGAGCGAGTACCAAAGGAGATGCAGAACAGAGAGATAGGGTTTCGAGtggagggggggggggttcgACCTGGGAGACGATGCCCGCGAGGGCGGTGCGGGCGAGCGCCGCGTCGACCTCGGCGTCGGTCGTCCGGGTGGCAGGGGTGGCGGGGTCGGCGGGGGGAGGGGGCTTGCCGATCAGGGACTCCAGCGCCGGGCGCGCCTTGCTGCCGGAGAGGCCGCtgagatggcgccgccgcgccgtcgAGTTGCCTCCGAGTCTCTTCTGCATAGTTGGGGGAGAGCGAGGGTGGGCGCAACGGTCGGGAAGGGAAGGCTCTGGACTCTGGTATATCTGGAGACGGGGAATTTTGAATGCTGTTTTGGGCAAGAGCCAAGGCCGAATAGAGAGGCGGAGAGCCCAAGAGACAAGAGCCTAGGCCTAGGCGTCCCGCGTCCGAGGCTCCGAGCCGGCACGgcagttttttttgtttttgtttttctgtTTCTTTTGTTTTTCGCTAAAGATTCATGCCGTGGGAGTCTGCATCCATCGATTGTGGCATTTCTATGGAAAATCTCGATTTGTCATGGTTTAGATGTATGGACATTCATCCTTTCTTTGTCTACATtttaaattctgcaaaattcaggTTTCAGTCTCGTTATTAAAAGAATTTATGACTCAAAATTTGAAGGTGCCACATATTTATGAATATCAAACAACTTTATAACTCAAATTTGAAGATGCCCTACACAACATTTTGCCCTGTGATGTTTtgacactaaggccttgtttagttttcaaaaaaattcaaaatttttcatcacatcgaattttgcaacacatgcataaagtattaaatatagatgaaaacaaaaactaattacacagtttgtctgtaaatcgcgagatgaatcttttgagcttagttagtccatgattgaataatatttgtcaaatcaaaatgaaaatgctacaatgcccaaaaacccaaaattttgggaactgaacaaggcctaattagCAGTATTAGATATAGACTAATTTCAAAAATCGGATGGAGGtcaatttgcgagataaatctattaagcctaattagtccatgatttgacAACATGTTGCTACGGTAAGCATATGCTaataatagattaattagatttaatagatttgtctcatTAACTAGTCTAttcttgtgcaattagttttatagTTAGCTTATGTTTACTCATCCTAGTTAGTACTTGGCCGATGCGACACGAACTAAACTTTAGTTCCTGGATCCAAACACAAAGAAACAACATGTAATGTTTGGCAGATTTGATAGACGAACAAGGCATTCCTCTAGAAGCTTTCTACCGGAAGAAACGGACATAGCCAATAGAATTACCATATAAaataatagtttttttttttttacatttgGTTAAGTTTTAAACTTAATGTCACCCAAAAAACAAGAATTATCTTGTTCTTGACATAGCCATATAGTCTGCAAAGCGTCATAAGCATGCCCTTGGCTTCTTCTATGATCAATTTCATGACCTTGATTAATAGTACCTTCTCGATAATCCGATGGGAGTTCTGCTTTCCACCTTACTCCCACTCTCATCTTCCTGGTAGAGTTCATCAGCTAGAATGGGAAACTTACACAAGTAACAGCCCGTGCGTTTCCTCGGATCATCCAACACTACCACTGCTTGAAGCTTTGAATCGATTTCTTCGCAATGCATAATGATGGATCGAACAGCAAGCTTTTATGTGGGCATCAAACAGAAATCAGTTCAAAACAGCAGGAAAGAGGATCTCACACAGGGTGACAGAATGAAACTGTGTTCCTTTCAAAAAACAGAATGAAACTGTGTCCAGAGTACAttattagtactaccaaaacagTCGAAGCAAGCCAAGGCCCGCGTACAAGGTGTTTGCCAAAATGGCGCAACCAAACCAAACCTTCGCGCGCTCGCGGCCCGCCGCCTCAGTCGCGGAGCACGACGGCCGGGTCCTTGGACGGCGCGAGGTCTCCGTCGGTGCTGCCGGCGGCGGGGTCATCGGTCGCGTCCCTCGCCGCGGTGGTGGTCGGGGTGGGGTCGGGGGCGGAGTCCATGGCCTCCTGGGCCTGGTCGAGGTAGGGCTTGAATCCCACGCGGAAGGAGAGGTAGCCGAAGGCCACGGCGCCAAGCACCACCACCCCCGAGCGCATCGCGTTCTGCCGCGCCCGGCTACCCCCCGCGCCCATCGCCGCCACGGACGCGCGGCGCACCTGGCCGAAGCTGTGGATGCCTGGATGGGCTCCCGACTGTTCGCGATGCCGGTGCCCGGTGGCCGGTGGGCAGCGAAAGGATGACAGCAGAGAGCCTGGATGGCTGGAACGTCGAACGAGATGTGTTATTTTCTTTTGTGAttgatgaaaaaaaaataaaggtgCGGGGGAAGAAAGGAGACGAAGTTCAACTGGTAGCGAGAAAAAAATATACATAATGaattaaaaattttataaaatataaaagcATGGGTAGAAATGTTGCTGCCCAGGATCGAACTGGAGACCTTCAGTGTGTAAGACTGACGTGATAACCACTACACCACAGCAACTTTGATGGTTTTGATTTAGTTTGTACTTATTAAGCGTAACTATGTACTAAGCCTCCAGCATTACCAAAGGCACTGGGCTCAGTTATCTCCGGCATTGACGGCATATTATATACTCCATGTCTTaatctattctaaattataagttattttgaAATTTGTATATTATAAATCTATGTGCAAAAAAAGTcaatttagggggtgtttagttcctttttttcctaaaaaattttgagatttggtctatcattttgtaaaatggaactaaacaccatgcaatttttttataaaaaggtGGTTATTCTCGTCCTCAAGTGGCCAAAAACTCAAAATGATCCTCAAGAGGCTCTCATAAGACAATAAATTCTggattttggatggaactaaacatgccctaaaaattttggcattttgcattccaCTATTCCAAAATAGTTGACATTttgcattttgcatttttttaaactaaacacccctaacttataatttggaatgaagaGAATAGTTAATAGCATCTGGCAATAAAGTTTGATTATTTACAAAATTATATGTACAACAAATCATTCGATCACTGaacataactattgttgtatatATAAGAAAAGTCAGCAAATCGATAAGATAGAATTGGACGTGAAGTCGTCTCAATGCTTTCATAGTTCTTGCTTAAAAAACGATACAAGTTTTgtcaaaaagatcttgatcgcTAACAATGAATGTACACTACATATATACATGTGCCCGACGTTTGATCATTTGAGTTATGCAAATGTTTCTATTTTCACATAACGTATGACACTACATCCATTTAAGTTGAGATAATTTTCTGTATATGATTAAATATTTGTTGCTGTGATATTTAATATGAGCCTTGGATTTAATTTAAATTGGATCAACCCTAATTAAAATAAACAAAAGTTGTTATGTCATTATATTTGGTATGAGCGTCGTACAATAAAATTATATGCCTCGTTGCGATGTGTATATATGTTTGCTAGCATCTCTAAACGTGACGGAGACTGCTTAGAATATTTCGAATAGTTTGTGATAGATATGTAGTTTCATTGCCGTGGGGTTAAGTAATCAGCTTTGAATAAGCTAAGGGGTGGGACAGTTTTAGACATTTTGTCTAATCTAATTCTACAAAGTAAGGTTGATTGGGATATGGACTATCTCAAAGAAAGTAACGGTGTCTATTGTTAAATCATGCCTTTAGACCCTTCGTATGACCTTTTGACCAGGATTATAATTGTCTTTCTCTCGTCGTTGGACTTGGAATTTCATGTGGAAGAAGATTAGAGAATCGATATTTCTGTGCTAAACTGGGTCGCCATTCATCGGTGCTTTGCTTCAGGTAGGAAGCCGCTTCAAACCCCGGACGCACGCACACCACAATGCCGTCATCACGGAGCACGGCCGCGGAGAATCCTTCCACACCGACAGGCGAAGCCCCCGTTCCGGCACGCGGCGAGCAATCTCAGCCGCTCGATCGCAATCTCACGGCCGCGGGCAACAGCCGCCGCTCGCCCACGGTTGCAGAATCAATCCCGCGGACCCACCAAGCACGGAATCCCGAAAGTACCCATCGGGCCACGCAACTCGGCCTGCGAATCCCCGTTCGAACGAGGGTAGGGAGGTCATTTTCTTGCGCCCAGTCGATGGCGATAGGATATGGGCTCGCGCAGTAGGACTGGGGGACTAGAAGCGCGGCTAGGGTTTGTACGTTCCTCACACATTTCTCCCCCTCTCTTCATCTTCTTCGGCTCCACCAGCTGCCTCcggtccgccgccgccgaaaCCTTAGCCTCCTCCAGCTCCTTGACCTCGGCAGAGCCATGGCGATGCGGGCTTGCAGGAGGTTCTTGTAGCCAGAAGGGTCAGTTCCCCAGTCCCCACCTACAAGTACGCGAGTGTAGTGTGaccttcgccgccgccgccgtctccatGACGACCATCAATCCCTTTGAACTCCTGGGCGCCGACGACAACGACGACCCCACGCAGCTgctggccgccgccgcggcagcCAAGCAGAAGGCcgaggcgaagaagcaagcggcggcggcgaccgccGGCCCCGCCAAGTTGCCAACCAAGCCTGTCCCCCCTGCTCAGGCCGGTG
It encodes:
- the LOC8068974 gene encoding uncharacterized protein LOC8068974, which produces MYIFFSLPVELRLLSSPAPLFFFHQSQKKITHLVRRSSHPGSLLSSFRCPPATGHRHREQSGAHPGIHSFGQVRRASVAAMGAGGSRARQNAMRSGVVVLGAVAFGYLSFRVGFKPYLDQAQEAMDSAPDPTPTTTAARDATDDPAAGSTDGDLAPSKDPAVVLRD